One genomic segment of Bradyrhizobium diazoefficiens includes these proteins:
- a CDS encoding membrane dipeptidase yields MLVDLTHVGDRTGAEIIELSTRPLCCFRAGCEPLPANVRKKTDRQLRAIAEKGGIVGIAAIPLSSNSSRRSMTM; encoded by the coding sequence ATCCTTGTCGATCTCACCCATGTCGGCGATCGGACGGGTGCTGAGATCATCGAACTGTCAACAAGGCCGCTTTGCTGTTTCCGCGCGGGGTGCGAGCCTTTGCCGGCCAACGTTCGGAAAAAAACTGATCGACAATTGCGAGCGATAGCTGAGAAAGGGGGAATTGTAGGCATCGCCGCAATACCTCTCTCATCAAACTCCAGTCGACGTTCGATGACTATGTAA
- a CDS encoding alpha/beta fold hydrolase, with amino-acid sequence MASVASWMASLAIALIPTVHAAAAPAGFISAVEAVNGAQIHYVRGGSGPPLLLIHGFPQNWSEYRPVLERLARRYTVIALDIRGIGESKGDGPYDARTLAEDVRQLVAKLNLKRPYVVGHDIGGQVTYALVRLDPSFARGAMLMDAPIPGIDGWDESLKLPGVWHVGFMQTPGLPEQLLAGREAVFIDYFMGFSRFTPAEQEASRAAYATPAQWRAALGIYRAFPENARWNAAQHGANPTPMVLGAGERSPFLHLLPKFAAGLRASGFAQVKTEAISGAAHYVIGEQPAFVTELIEREAGS; translated from the coding sequence ATGGCGAGTGTTGCAAGTTGGATGGCGTCGCTTGCCATCGCACTCATTCCGACTGTACATGCAGCCGCAGCGCCAGCCGGCTTTATCTCTGCGGTTGAGGCGGTTAATGGTGCGCAAATCCACTATGTTCGTGGCGGTTCCGGGCCGCCCCTCTTACTGATCCACGGATTCCCGCAAAATTGGTCAGAGTATCGGCCAGTGCTCGAGCGCCTCGCTCGCCGCTACACTGTCATAGCTCTCGACATCCGCGGCATTGGTGAATCCAAGGGCGATGGTCCTTACGATGCGCGGACCCTCGCCGAGGACGTTAGGCAACTCGTGGCTAAGCTTAATCTGAAACGGCCGTACGTGGTCGGCCATGACATCGGGGGTCAGGTCACATACGCGTTAGTCCGGCTAGATCCAAGCTTTGCACGCGGCGCGATGCTGATGGACGCGCCGATCCCGGGCATCGATGGATGGGACGAAAGTTTAAAGCTACCTGGCGTGTGGCACGTCGGCTTCATGCAGACACCGGGCCTTCCAGAACAATTGCTCGCCGGCCGAGAAGCGGTGTTCATCGACTATTTTATGGGATTCAGTCGCTTTACGCCAGCTGAGCAAGAGGCGAGCCGGGCGGCCTACGCCACGCCCGCACAGTGGCGTGCCGCACTTGGCATCTACCGAGCCTTCCCTGAAAATGCGCGGTGGAACGCCGCTCAACACGGTGCGAACCCAACACCTATGGTGCTCGGAGCGGGCGAACGATCGCCCTTCTTACACCTGCTCCCAAAGTTCGCTGCTGGGCTACGTGCGTCGGGGTTCGCGCAAGTGAAAACCGAAGCCATCTCGGGAGCAGCGCACTACGTTATCGGAGAACAGCCAGCGTTTGTGACGGAGCTAATCGAGCGGGAAGCGGGCTCCTAG
- the gabT gene encoding 4-aminobutyrate--2-oxoglutarate transaminase: MSKNQRTSEDLLAARSSNIPRGVLSAHPIVVDRAEGAHIWDKSGRRYLDFVGGIGVINVGHNHPRVVAAVQEQLKKVTHTAFQVAAYEPYVVLAERLNKLIGKGAPYKCALFTTGAEAVENAVKIARGFTNRPGIISFRGGFHGRTLLGVTLTGFAQPYKQNFGPFAPEVFHTPYPDSYRGVSSDDALAALEEVFATDIAPDRVAAIIIEPVQGDGGFLHAPVEFMRALRELTQRHGIVLIVDEIQTGFGRTGKLFGFEHSDIQPDLVTVAKSLAGGFPISAVVGKAEIMDAPTPGGLGGTYGGNAIACAAALAVLDAFEQDGLVERAAALGEKLGANLEALKAKHSDIGIVRGCGFMRAIEFVTDPESKKPDADRAQQVMELAREQGLLVIKCGVHRNIVRFLAPIVLSDEDLEEALRLLAAALDAGKVARAA; the protein is encoded by the coding sequence ATGTCTAAGAACCAGAGAACCTCCGAAGATCTCTTGGCCGCCCGCTCCAGCAACATCCCGCGGGGCGTGCTGAGCGCCCATCCGATCGTAGTCGACCGCGCCGAGGGCGCCCATATCTGGGACAAGTCCGGGCGGCGCTACCTCGATTTCGTCGGCGGCATTGGCGTCATCAACGTCGGTCACAACCATCCGCGCGTGGTCGCCGCAGTCCAGGAACAGCTAAAGAAGGTCACCCACACCGCTTTCCAGGTTGCTGCCTATGAGCCCTATGTCGTTCTGGCGGAGCGCCTGAACAAACTCATCGGCAAGGGCGCACCGTACAAGTGTGCCCTCTTCACGACAGGTGCCGAAGCTGTCGAGAATGCAGTCAAGATCGCGCGGGGCTTCACCAATCGCCCCGGGATCATCTCCTTTCGCGGTGGATTCCATGGGCGCACGCTTCTGGGCGTGACGCTGACCGGGTTCGCCCAGCCCTATAAGCAAAATTTCGGGCCCTTCGCGCCCGAGGTCTTCCACACGCCCTACCCGGACAGCTATCGTGGCGTCTCTTCGGACGACGCCCTCGCCGCGCTCGAGGAGGTCTTCGCGACCGACATTGCTCCCGATCGTGTGGCCGCGATCATCATCGAGCCGGTTCAGGGGGATGGTGGCTTTCTACACGCACCCGTCGAATTCATGCGGGCGCTGCGCGAACTCACGCAGCGTCATGGCATTGTCCTCATCGTCGACGAAATCCAGACCGGCTTCGGCCGAACCGGAAAACTGTTCGGTTTCGAGCACTCTGACATCCAGCCCGATCTGGTCACGGTTGCCAAAAGCCTGGCCGGCGGCTTTCCCATCTCGGCCGTCGTCGGCAAGGCCGAGATCATGGACGCTCCGACACCCGGCGGTCTCGGCGGCACCTATGGCGGTAACGCCATTGCCTGCGCCGCAGCGCTCGCGGTGCTCGACGCGTTTGAACAGGACGGCCTAGTCGAGCGTGCTGCCGCACTCGGCGAGAAGCTTGGAGCTAACCTGGAAGCGCTCAAGGCGAAGCATTCCGACATCGGCATCGTACGGGGTTGTGGCTTCATGCGCGCAATCGAATTCGTCACCGACCCCGAAAGCAAGAAGCCCGACGCAGATCGAGCGCAGCAAGTCATGGAGCTGGCTCGCGAGCAGGGGCTACTGGTGATCAAGTGCGGCGTTCACCGCAATATCGTGCGTTTCCTCGCGCCGATCGTGCTGTCAGATGAAGACCTGGAGGAAGCATTGCGCCTCTTGGCGGCTGCACTCGACGCCGGCAAGGTCGCTCGCGCCGCTTAG
- a CDS encoding NAD(P)/FAD-dependent oxidoreductase: METADFIVIGGGIAGASVAYELSREGKVVLLEMESSPGYHSTGRSAAVMSENYGPSLWSRLVTASRAFLESPPDHFTEVPLVMPRGALFLAHEHERKQLHRQADELLRRGAAIEMTTAEQALKFCPVIRAEEFATAMYEPDCKDIDSNALVTSYLKALRKNGGTFLTDARVEALERSGSTWRASTPRGEFEAPVIVNAAGGWVQEIAKLAGLSYRNVVPFRRTAVVFDPPEGSVIQTWPMTFDVSETFYFKPEAGRIMVSPIDMAPSPPCDAQADELEVAIAVDRIHRFTTMNVRTVVHKWGGLRTFAPDHEPVIGRDPEQPSFVWLAGQGGNGVMGGAAAARLAASFALNTNIPEDIAALGITTENVSPGRRCVVDPNHAAPVVGTMEEFE; this comes from the coding sequence ATGGAAACAGCAGATTTCATTGTCATCGGTGGCGGCATCGCCGGCGCATCAGTCGCATACGAGCTTAGTCGAGAGGGAAAGGTCGTCCTGCTCGAGATGGAATCGTCCCCGGGATATCACTCGACCGGCCGATCCGCGGCGGTGATGTCGGAGAATTATGGGCCCTCCCTTTGGAGTCGACTGGTGACGGCCTCGCGGGCGTTTCTGGAGTCACCTCCCGACCACTTCACGGAAGTCCCGCTCGTGATGCCGCGCGGCGCGCTGTTCCTCGCGCACGAGCATGAGCGGAAGCAGTTGCACCGGCAGGCTGACGAATTGCTTCGCAGGGGCGCGGCAATCGAAATGACCACCGCCGAGCAGGCGCTCAAATTCTGCCCCGTCATCCGAGCCGAAGAATTTGCGACGGCGATGTACGAGCCGGACTGCAAGGATATCGATTCAAATGCTCTTGTGACGAGCTACCTCAAGGCTCTCCGGAAGAATGGCGGCACCTTCCTCACCGACGCCAGGGTTGAGGCGCTCGAACGGTCTGGGAGCACTTGGCGAGCTTCCACGCCGCGCGGCGAATTCGAAGCGCCGGTTATTGTCAACGCTGCTGGCGGATGGGTGCAGGAGATCGCAAAGCTTGCGGGTCTCTCCTACCGCAATGTCGTTCCCTTCCGTCGGACCGCTGTCGTTTTCGATCCGCCAGAGGGCAGCGTGATTCAAACCTGGCCAATGACGTTCGACGTCTCCGAGACGTTCTATTTCAAGCCCGAGGCCGGCCGGATCATGGTCTCGCCGATCGATATGGCGCCCTCCCCGCCGTGCGACGCCCAGGCGGATGAGCTTGAGGTGGCGATTGCCGTCGACCGGATTCACCGCTTCACCACGATGAATGTCCGCACGGTTGTGCACAAATGGGGTGGGCTGCGGACGTTCGCACCGGATCATGAGCCCGTCATCGGTCGTGATCCTGAACAACCGAGTTTCGTCTGGTTGGCGGGTCAGGGCGGCAATGGCGTGATGGGCGGCGCGGCCGCGGCGCGCTTGGCGGCGAGTTTCGCGCTTAACACCAACATCCCGGAAGACATCGCAGCGCTCGGCATTACCACCGAAAACGTCTCGCCGGGCCGCCGCTGCGTGGTCGACCCGAACCACGCCGCGCCGGTGGTGGGCACGATGGAAGAATTCGAGTGA